DNA sequence from the Liolophura sinensis isolate JHLJ2023 chromosome 1, CUHK_Ljap_v2, whole genome shotgun sequence genome:
ACATACCGTGGTATATCACATCACTCATGAATGCATATATCTACACGAACAAATActcttcaaaatattaaaaaaaaaaatgcttttcatTTATCCTGAGCAATATCCAACTCATTCTTCACAACATTTATGGGATTTCAAAAATTTATGCAGTGAAAGTCCTAGTGTTCTATGTCAAGCAGATAGTGTTGCACACGTTTTGGTAGTGGCAGTTGTGGGATTTTTTTAGCCAGGGAGCGGTTTAAAGCTTTGTAAATAACAACCCGTGCGCTGTTCTTCAGACTGCGGGGATTATCTGTCAACTCATTCAGAGCAGACAGGAAGTCTTGACCAGTAGCACCCATCGGATGGAAATGTGACATGAACTTTGCAGAGCGCAGGCACTCAAACAGAATCCTGTGATCCATGGTGTGgtaaaacagcagcaacagGTCCAGAGCATGTCCGTGGTCAAAGATGGACTGAAGATCCTTGACTTCATGTATGTAATGATTGACCGGCTGAGAAGCCTGCTTCTTCAGGAAGATGGAGCTTTGGGAGTGGCAGATAATCGGATCTGACGGATACGGCTCAATATCCGGATCTCCACCCCACTGTAGCAGGGTTTTCAGCCAATCATGAACAGCTTTTAGGTCACGAGGGAGGGTAGCATGTTCTGCCAGACGAACAAATTCGATAAGGGCGTTCCCCGTTCCGCCTTGTAAATGGCGACTCCTCTTGGTTGTGGTATGGTTTGGATTAAGCCCATGTTGAAGGAGTAACCTCAGGCACCGATTCAGTAGTTTACTAAATTGTTCGTGTAATGTTACGTCTTCACCATTCCGTGACTGATTCAGAGAGAAGGAGCGTTGACCTATTCTCGCCAACAAAGTGGAGCAAGTGGCCTGACTCTGTGTTGTGAAATTTGGTTCAGCACCATGAGACAAAAGAGTTTCCAGGCAGTGCAAAAAGTTTTCTGCCTGACTGCATAAGGATTTGGGACAACCGTATAACAAGCACTGTAAGAGAAGAAGAAGAGATGTATGTCCTAAGGCACATTGAGCATTGGGGTCGGCTCCATGGCTCAGCAGAACCTTAAGGGCATCGTTCAGGATGGCAAAGTTGTTGAAATATTCGTCACCTGGGTCCAGAAAAATGCAAGGATGTGGGTCTCTACGATCACAAGCTGCAACCGTTATGTGCAGCAGTTTTGAAAGCGGCTGATGCTTTTTAGCATTTGTGGCCTTGATGTCTGCATTGTACTGTAACAGCAGACCCATGCATTGCACAACTTGTTTCTGGTACTCGTTCTGGACTTGCTCTAGGGAGCTTCCATCTGTAACACTGGAGCAAACATCCTTTAATACGAAAGCTAAGTGGCCTACAAGGATATGCAGAGGGGTTTCTTCTTTGAAATCTTTCATATTAACATCCTCCTCAAGGCCTGCGGTCAACAGGAATTTTGTTGTATCAAAAATAGAGAAATAACCATCTTTTGTGTTCCTATAAAGTCTATGAAGAACAGTTTCACCCAGCTTGGACACCTTTCTCATATTTGCCCCTTTGTCTATTAGGAATCGCACATGGTTTTGACCCCAAGGAACTGCCAGCATCAAGGGCGAGTCACCATTCGCATCTTGTTCTTCTATTAACTCTGGCCACATATTAACGAAATGTTTAATGCACTCCAGAGATCCCATCCTGCAGGAATACTGTATTAATTGCGCAGGGAGAGTTGTTGAAGGAGAACAACGGTAACCCATGGCTTTGCTAATGGACTTTACCACGGAGACATGATCACCATCTATTGCGCATTGGATGGGTGATCTTTTCCTGTCGTGGCACTTGTGCACTGGGTGTTGGCTGAGGCCCAAGTAGTTGTCCCTGAAGTAAACAGGTACGTGGGGATGTGGAAAACACATACCGACTTCTCGGTCCAGTCTCGCTCCAAAGGCTATGATACTCTTGACCATTTCCTGATTACCCAGGTGTGCCGCGATGTGAATTGCAGGGCTACAGACTGCAGAATCTGGGTTGAATCCTAATCTGAGTAAACCTTTAATTGCTGTAACATCTCCTGATATAACCGCATGCTGTAAGGCATTGTACCCTGAACTATCAGTCACAGCCAGGACATCTTCATCAGGAGGAAGGGCCGAGATGTCATCAAGAATCGCATCCTCTTTCTTCTTTAACTTCTCCACTACAGCCAGAACCTTCTGCTTGGTCTCTGAAGAGGGTGAGCACAGTCGTCTTAGGCCGAGCAGTTGCAAAGAAAAGACAATTCCCAAGACCTTCCAAAGGTAGGTGACCAAGTAGAAAGCGTTGGAGACAGCACTGTTCAGCATCCTGCCCATCATGTCAAGATTATCTACAAGACAGAAAGAATTAGACAATATCATGAGAACAGTGAACTGTTTAAAATCAGGAAATGGCAAAATTTTTACGCTAAATTTAGAAAACTTTTCTACTATATTATACTATGTTTCAACTTaaattcagcatttttcaaatgacatatTTGGCTTGATTCTGATAGATTTATCCACCTAATAGGGCCACATGCAAAGattgattaattttttgggTCACAAAAACTTGTGATGGtatcaaaagtaacattttaatttgggtgtctgaaagtgcatttttacatatcaaATGTTAGGTTAACGACAGTAAGAATTTTATTGAGTGAAAACACTCTGAATTCTGGATGAATCTTGAAAACGTGAAATCCTCAGTGTTTTATCATACATGTCCTGCTCACAAATCCCTTAAAAAAAATAGAtcccaagggctgtgaaataggtctattgctcttcttctatttttatttttcttgtaactaatgaccagTTGTCCTCTAGTACAATTCactggtcttctccacccacaaaagacctatcagttattctgtctgtaatggaggacccCGTccccacctcattatgacatgactttaaagaaaatgtattgCACCAGAACATCATATTATGATACAATGcaacattgtaaacattttcccgaattttttttacaactaaGTCGTGACCATTTCCATTTcagataattttcagaggtagtgcGGTACTCCCTACATTTCTAAGACAGGGAATACCGGGTAAGCCTACCGCTGTACATATGTTCtaaaatactcaacacttcatATTTTGGGCCCTTagcaatacacctggaaagtgttAAGTTGATTGAGTGAAGGTGCTGGagaaaactgaaatacatacatgtgcatatacctATACATAGACCTtccggtacagagattcttgtagttacatatacatgtaggactaccattatctgtatgtacatgtcgatTGCCCAGAATTAcgacttgtcataacattctagaataaatacattatttcagctcttcctgggaatgaatctgaatgacACTCacaggcctacatttatttactacacctcaacctgtaggcctactgggtttattccaataactcactcaaTCCAAACTTCAccttgtcattttgttttgatagcaggggttgcagtattatttcattctatggtaacttgcctaCCTCgactggttatttttttttttttacctgtcgaaACATTTCTGTACACACGAACAACTGCCGTTTTTGGATCAAACCTCATACGCCtgttatgctaaatccaaatgtaggcctacatcagaagacaagaatttattacttgtgctttatttattggcagtatatagtacagtgtataaATCTAAAGGGTTTCTGAACACTAGCTGTTGTTGTGATCGTTAGATTTCAATGCACAGCTGATCGAAGTTCAATCCAGAGcataaaaagaataaattgcAAAGACAtgtcatataaatgacaaaGACACATGACAGAAATTAGAATATGCTGAAATTCTTATTTacgctgtttttctttgttcgCAACTTGAATTTCCCCATTCAATTTTAATCGATGAATAAACAGTAAAAGCATGTGAGGTGTGGAGAAAAAAATGACGTCAAAATGCTTGAGGAAATCAACACAAATATAACCCTAGTCCTTACAGCTCCcatcataacatataaataaatcccaacacaacaatgaagaaaacatcatgaaaggaagctaatatttcACCATAACACATGGTCTATTTCGTTAAGCGCACTAACACGGCttacttgggtgaaactacttccggcaTCTTCACATTgtttcatgcctctataatgggcctctggtGATTCTCACCAACAGACCCATAAAAAGCGAACACTTTGTTACCTACATTTCATACATACCACTGAAATCTTTTCAGATTATAACATCTTCCTGAACAGATGAATTGTCTTCTCTCTCCCTAGGAGAAAAATACTTAACCTTTCCAAGGTAcccaaatgaagaaataaatctcATTTTTCAAGTCTGCAAAGAAATTAAAATCCAAGTATAAAATCCAAGTATcatatcattttagtatttcTACCTAGTTTCTATTAAAAACGAAGTGGCACTTTAACAGCTGAATTTAACTGAGTGTGAGGCCATTTAATTTATGAACCTAGAAACACTAAACAATATCAAGAGAACATTTTGGTTCTAGTTGCTGAGCCATGGCCGTATGATAGCAATGTAACACTGAACTTCATTACCCCATCTCAAGCAGTCACTTCCTCCACACAGGTGTTACCCATGGCTTAAATACtcaaatttaaatgtttatgtgGGCAGTCACAACTCAAAACCGACATTGACAGGTAAACAATTTCTGTGCATGCTAAAACAGCAATCTGACAGACAACATGGCTCTTGCTCACCTTACTGTCTGATAATTTCCATTTGACAAAATAAGTAGTACGGAATGCTTTTAAACTtgatatatacagatatgcacttTAGTCTTTCTTCTGAGTTGAGCAAATGATACAGACTTTATCACGAAATATTTTGATTGAGTTTAATAATGTTCAGTTCATAGGTAACACATCTGTCAAGTGGTATAACCACTTTGCACAGAGTAACCTTAATTATTTGTGTCTTTATTAGCATTCCTTGGCTGCCGATGCTTGCACTTGTTGTGTTTCCTTGTTACAGCTCGTTAGTCAAGAATGCCAGAATTCGATTCCTAACACCTGGTTCAATACTCATTTACTTATCATCTCTTACTTTGTTCCTCCAAATACTTGGTGTGCTGAAGCTCATTTTCTCTCCATGCTAAAAGCTTAGCGCAGGTCAAGATACTGTATACTTCATGCATCATGGATGCAAATATATAACCTCTGATTTGAGTGGCGCAGTACAGTGCAAAACTGGATCAAATGTGCTGTACCATATTTTGCTCTGTCTGTTCACAGAAGAGTAGTCTGGTATCTCACCTAAAATAAACTCTGTGGTAAGTTGTGAAGTGCCTGGGATAGGAATAGCCTGTAAATTTGATAGCGTTATCTAAGAGATAACGCGAAAATGCAAGTTTGTCAGTGGGATTTCTCTTAGCAGTAAGTGTTtgaataccctaattcttttaaaaatttgagacagatattagtagtgttgaaagtagaatattacatttctttaccagccatTTGGAAAattaaagatatgagtatgttctTCATTAGATGGCCtaatcatgtgagaaaaaagaaactcaatttTCCTActacaattacatatttattggctaaaatgagcagaccaggtgtcccaaaaattagaagaaatactGCAATGTATCACTATGCATACCTACGTGTGACAGTTGTGGATACAGGTGTTGCTTTTATTTCAAGaaattctgtaaatatatatgcttCTCTGGTGGCTATGACGCATTAAATAACGCTTCACATTGTAATCCTCATGGCTGTGCTACTCGAATAcaggcccagttgttcaaactACCTTAATACTAACTTtaacttaaaggtggagaaaatattaaaaatacattaagttcagatgaaagattgtGAAATGTTAGTTATGAATGTGGTCTCCAAtattttttcgaatttttttttttaagagaaaaagacacttgaaaataatttttgtatgatgggtatttgggatcacctttACATTTAAATAGTGTTACAAATGGGGGCGTaacatgtttataaaatatatttgtgctagaatttttttttttttcagctgaaaaatgtgttcaacctggatttggATCATAATCAtactttaatatattcataaatgttatcataattcagataaaATCCATATGTtgggatataaacaacaaatttacgtTCGTATAAATTTAACTGACATGCATCACAACCTTATTTAGAACAACGAAAATAAATACCAAAGGTTGATACCTAgtacccaccgtacaaaaatattcaaaaaaaaaattttttcataaaaaaaaaaaaacatccaatgccatatctgcaaataatttttcatgctctttcatctgaaattgGCATCATTTCATGTTTCTTCTACCTTAAGGCCAACTTTTCTATTTTGTACTTTAATAGcaccaaaaaaacaacactccctaattcctcaatctttttgcatatgaagaGCAACATTCAGCagaattcatgcacatttttaagttgatttttggagacaaaactacagttgttggattggccaatgtctgtgcttcacaaaaagtgtaattttacaaGTCAACactgaataatgccttcagaatatgcctgaataaacaataaggttgaagaattacagtaacagtatattaggtgtgaactaaatctgctgctgttatcaTTTTTGCGGtggacaactgcattggctACTGGGGTTCGCTAAAACCTTTAATACATAACATGACGTAAACCCAGAACTAACTAATACAAACAATTCAAACACCTGCATGGGCCCAGCAGAGTTACCTATACAAGCACGTGTCATTTTCACACATGTTTACACTGTTTGCAGTGCAACTCGATactgctgaaccttgtttcaAGTTCAACTTAACCAACTTAACCATTCTCGGGATGTGATGAAGTATGAAACAAGGTTCTGCAGTATCGGATTACACCACCAGGATCAAGACGAAGTTATTCTACCCAAATTGGCCAAAAAACAAAAGGCTATTTTAATTCATTCTACCGCTCTCTTCACCCCTCTGATGAGATCAtgaattttagaccaatcaacgtCAAGCCGAGCAGTTCTCCTACATGTGCAGGCATTCAAAAGTGTGAATGAAATAGTGTCTAAGTGTTGCTTGAAGTTTTGCAagaacaaaagtgatatctagtATAAACTAGACCCCGATATTTCACCtaaatcataaaaacaaatctaacaTGTAAACAAGTTAAAATCCATTTGTTTGCACTAAAACATAGCAAGATGGCCTATCATTCGGGGAGGTAAAAGTACCAGCAAGTAAGTTACGCGACACACTCTATGCTGTTTGAAAGGTcgtctctatttaatatgtacagtatatttgcacacggcccgcaactAAGGGGTAGCATCAACAACACTGTCACTCTCAGGGTAACTGTAACACAGAACATATACGTCGACGATCGAGACTATATCACTTCTTCACGAACAGCTGACACAGGCGCAAATATCGACAACACAGGAGTATGCAACATTATCAAAAGTTGACAGCGTCTAGAGATTGAAATATAATGAAACTGTTTGCAATGTTTAACTTCAGCCGTACCCAAAACCTTGCACTTCAGAACCGGGACCTGCATAACGAAGATCGGTGATTCACTGACCACACCGAGACTACCTGCCGCTTACATCATCTAAAAATCTACAAATCTTTTTTAGCCAAAGAATGAACCGAATGCATCGATAAACATGTCTAGATTTTTAAAAACCATAGGTTGTGTTTGCATCCCAGAACTGATTTCCGAAAAAGGCCATTTAATGGTGTTTTCGTTGAGATTAGCGGTGAACATTCTCAGCGTAGCATTCGAAATCACGCGCTTTCCTACGTGATTCTACGTGCACCGACACAGCAGATGGCGAACGTACCAAACTATGGAACAATGCGCTAATTACAGGCGTTTGTggttattattatcatctctgTCCATGCTCAAGTTGAACCATAgcagtgtaaatatatttacacacttacaaattgattttgcataacagatTTCACAGGGGATACAAGCATAGTTATCGTGAGTTCTTCACTGTGTTCTCGACTGAGGATAACCCAAGGCATgagctgatatacaagacttttACCATATCCAGTCGATTAGACTGTAATGACATCTTGTTGCTTATATGTCATGCGAAGAGCGGTGACCTGCTTTGCCTTTGACTACAGAAAAGCCACCGTTTACCTTGGCATACGCGATTACTTCTTCAAACTCACTTTTCATGCCGTCTTTCGTgggcgccgccatgttgaataactttCCCAAGCATAAACCAACGGCCAACTTCAGGACTAggtcttaggcaaaatggagtcgcccacttTATTTATGGGGCCCTGAATTGTGCagactgactttatttataatttatcaacttgaggtacatattaaaaattttttatggcatgcgcCTGTGAGGAATGCATAACCTTGtcaatggtatttgatatttaatttttcttctcttttaaagcTGAcaattgggggcctccgtggctcagtcgattagcgcgctagcgcagcgtaatgacccaggagcctctcaccaatgcggtggctgtgagttcaagtccagctcatgctggcttcctctccggccgtaagtgggaaggtctctcagctacttgcaaccggcccggatagcacagttggtagagcgtccgcttcgggaccggtagatccaggatcaatccttggtcgagtcacacctaagactttaaaagaggaagttgtaacttcctcgcttggcgttcagcatgaaggggatagtgcaacgactggttgacccgtatcagtataatggctcgggcgaggcggcttacttgccttcggtaagtcgtctcagtgatgcagcactaaataaaagagcggtggaaatccgtcctgcaacaaggaggcacattacacgtgcatgcaccctaatgattccttcgtcgtcatatgactgaaaaattgttgagtacgacgttaaaccccaagcactcactcactctcagcTACTtgcatatggtcgtgggtttcccctgggctgtgcccggtttccacccaccataatgctggccgccgtcgtataagtgaaatattcttgagtacggcgtaaacaccaatcaaaaaaaaaaaaaaaaaaaaaaaaaagctgacaaTATTAAGTTTTATCTTTCTGCATGGCAGAGTTGAACTGCTGATAGTTGGATTCTGGAGAATGTGGATGGTCATAACAATGAAGTTAGTAGTTGCCCCATGCAGAGTAGAAAACCCAGCCATGAAGTTTTCTAGTTTGGAGGAAGGTGTTGATGAAATTGCCTTAATATTGGCCAAAGAGGTAGCTGAGTGTGGCACGCCTTCTGAACATCAATTTATTTCAACAAGGTTTGTTTTACAAAAGAAACGTGGAAAATGTAGAACTATtctaaatttatgtaaattaaatgAGTTTGTTCAATACTTCCATTTTAAGATGGACACTTTGGAGGTCACCTTGGACATGGTTCAGCCAGGTGACTTTTTGACGTGTGTGAACTTGCAGGACGCAAAGCGGCATAGACAGTATTTGCGTTTTGAATGGAAAGAGCATTTGTAAATGCCTTCCATTTAGTTTGAGCAGCTCACCTAGAATACATACCATAACTGTTACACCAGTTTATGCCTATTTTCACTTTCTTGGAATTAGGTGTGGTTATTACATCGTTGATTTGTGATTTATGAATGCTTCTCAAACAGGTTTAGTTGTGAGTGCATTCTGCAAGGTGGGTTTTGTGCCAAACTAGAAGTCTGTTTTGACACCCAGGCAAGAAATTACTTATGTGGGCTTTGTAATTAATTCCTCCGATTTAACACTTAGTCTTAGGGAAGACAAGCTCAAAAAAGTGCTGCTTTGTTGAGCAGCTGTGTTAAATGCCTCCATATGTAAAATAAGTGAGGTGGCTAGTCTTATCTGTATTTATACTTCTTGTCCTAAGGCAGTTTGGCTTGCTTCCCTACATTACAAATATCTTGACCATAATAAGATTGTAGCATTTCACCAGAAATGTCATATAAGAGTGGTATGATTTTGTTGATAAAGGTCTTGAGGACATAAAACAGGGGATTTTAATGTTCCATGTATGAATTAAGCTGGGTTTATGTTGCCTCCTGTGGTTTTTGTTTCAGGCAGATGCCTCCGGTTTAGGTTGGTGTAGTGCGTAAGATTATCGAACTGTTAATGGCAGGTGGTCGTGTGCGGAGTCTTAACTGCACATAAATTAGTTGGAGCTTTTAGCTGTGTATTTTAGCATTACTGGCCTTGTGTCGTGACGTAAAAGGGCATCATATTATAGTGGAATCTAACACTATGACAGTAGTTGTTTACATCAATAACGTTGGAGGGCGAAAGTTTAAGTTACTCGAGCTTGCAGTTACTTGAGTGTTACGTTCTTGCCTGGCAGGTTAAACTTAACACCAGACAGGCTTGCACGAAATTTCTGTGATTCAGCTTTATGGATGTTGGGTCGGTTCATGTTTACACGTATTGTGGTAAGGTTCTTTTAAACTTATATTGATTTGTTTGCCTCAGGATTAAATAAGCAAATTGATTGTTATTCATCTTGGGGACCGGATCCTCACGCTCATTTAGTGGATGCAGTCGGACGAGTTTAAATCCCTTTTGTTTTCCCCCTTTCCAGATCTTGAACAGTCATGACTGACTGCAGAAGTCGATAATTGTCATTCCCCATTGGAAGAATCAAAATTGGTTCTCTCAGATCACAGTCATGTTGACAAGTTGCCTGTTTGTTTGCCTTGGCGTCCAACTCTTGTCACCCTAGCGGGGACAGACTGATATAATCTAATGAGGAGGAAGCTTCAGAAATTTGTAAGTCAAATATCTGGATGAGCATCAGGAGTTTCTGCGGATGCTGCCCACATTTCTCGTCAAATCGTGGCAGTCGTCTACTTGCTGTCAGAATGAAGTCACCTGGTGTTGTTGGTTTCTTTAGTTACAAGTGGAGTGGGAATCCCCTTCGACCCTCCCATAGCCATGTGATAAACTATTTGGCAGGACTTCAGCAATCGTCATCATGCAGTGTTCTTAACATTCACAGATCCATGTTATCTCAGACACTCAAGTGTATGGGTTATGATTTTCCTGACATTTTAGTTCGGAGGTTCATGAAAGGTTGTTTAGAGGCTAGGCCGCCTGGTCCTAGATACAGCTGTACTTGGAATGTTGCTTTAGTATTAGACTATTTATAGCCTTGTTTGCCCTTAGGAGAGTTCTCctaatgtcttacttttaaatTTACCCCTTTGCTGGCTCTTCTAACCGCACAGAGGGTCAAAACACTGAAATCCTTCAGGGtttcaaatattatttgtttgcttAAGTGGAATTTAGAAGTCGGTGAGGAGGTACActgaacaaggcattcttatggatgtacaacttcttggtttatttaacacaacgtttcgatgcagatactagcatcgttatcaagtgaatgacatcaaaattactaCTGCGCTTATATATAGCAAGAGatgcaaatgtcaacagataaaacaaGAAGAGGGTAAACAGTCCTCAGGGGATTAAGGTGTCCTGGGGTGGGT
Encoded proteins:
- the LOC135479004 gene encoding uncharacterized protein LOC135479004, encoding MMGRMLNSAVSNAFYLVTYLWKVLGIVFSLQLLGLRRLCSPSSETKQKVLAVVEKLKKKEDAILDDISALPPDEDVLAVTDSSGYNALQHAVISGDVTAIKGLLRLGFNPDSAVCSPAIHIAAHLGNQEMVKSIIAFGARLDREVGMCFPHPHVPVYFRDNYLGLSQHPVHKCHDRKRSPIQCAIDGDHVSVVKSISKAMGYRCSPSTTLPAQLIQYSCRMGSLECIKHFVNMWPELIEEQDANGDSPLMLAVPWGQNHVRFLIDKGANMRKVSKLGETVLHRLYRNTKDGYFSIFDTTKFLLTAGLEEDVNMKDFKEETPLHILVGHLAFVLKDVCSSVTDGSSLEQVQNEYQKQVVQCMGLLLQYNADIKATNAKKHQPLSKLLHITVAACDRRDPHPCIFLDPGDEYFNNFAILNDALKVLLSHGADPNAQCALGHTSLLLLLQCLLYGCPKSLCSQAENFLHCLETLLSHGAEPNFTTQSQATCSTLLARIGQRSFSLNQSRNGEDVTLHEQFSKLLNRCLRLLLQHGLNPNHTTTKRSRHLQGGTGNALIEFVRLAEHATLPRDLKAVHDWLKTLLQWGGDPDIEPYPSDPIICHSQSSIFLKKQASQPVNHYIHEVKDLQSIFDHGHALDLLLLFYHTMDHRILFECLRSAKFMSHFHPMGATGQDFLSALNELTDNPRSLKNSARVVIYKALNRSLAKKIPQLPLPKRVQHYLLDIEH